In a single window of the Streptomyces cinnabarinus genome:
- a CDS encoding GNAT family N-acetyltransferase, with product MIPIYETREGVAVRSARPEDTEAVVAIRNHAVEYSTALWTQVPHTPAEGRAWFADHLDRGSALVAEVDGEIAGYAAYAPWRALEGYRHTVEDSVYVRAEHHGLGIGGTLLTALIARARATGQHSMVAAVESGNVTSIRLHERRGFEHVGTMKEAGTKFGRWFDLTLMQLRLG from the coding sequence ATGATTCCAATATACGAGACGCGAGAGGGTGTGGCGGTCCGGTCGGCCCGGCCGGAGGACACCGAGGCCGTCGTCGCGATCCGCAACCACGCCGTCGAGTACTCGACGGCCCTGTGGACGCAGGTCCCGCACACCCCCGCCGAGGGCCGGGCCTGGTTCGCCGACCATCTCGACCGGGGCTCCGCGCTGGTGGCGGAGGTGGACGGCGAGATCGCCGGCTACGCGGCCTACGCGCCCTGGCGGGCCCTGGAGGGCTACCGCCACACGGTGGAGGACTCGGTCTACGTCCGCGCCGAGCACCACGGCCTGGGCATCGGCGGCACCCTGCTCACCGCGCTGATCGCCCGCGCCCGCGCCACGGGCCAGCACAGCATGGTCGCCGCCGTCGAGTCGGGCAACGTGACGTCGATCCGGCTCCATGAGCGGCGGGGGTTCGAGCACGTGGGGACCATGAAGGAGGCCGGGACGAAGTTCGGGCGGTGGTTCGATCTGACGTTGATGCAGTTGCGGCTGGGGTAG
- a CDS encoding helix-turn-helix domain-containing protein, with product MIDPLVERIATRIRDERERRRWTLAQLADASGVSRAMINRIERGESNPTAVVLGKLSAAFRLSVASLLAEGEAHPEAETPAGVRRRAEDVEWTDPGTGYRRRQITGPRFPAEIAEIQLPPGARVPYPAAAFAFLHQLVWVLEGRLTFQDGDTVHDLGPGDIVELGEPAPRVFTNTGTDACRYAVVLSRTDRP from the coding sequence ATGATAGATCCTCTCGTGGAGCGGATCGCCACCCGCATCCGGGACGAGCGGGAACGGCGCCGCTGGACGCTCGCGCAGCTCGCCGACGCCTCCGGGGTCTCCCGCGCGATGATCAACCGCATCGAGCGCGGCGAGAGCAACCCGACGGCCGTCGTCCTCGGCAAGCTGTCCGCGGCCTTCCGGCTCAGCGTCGCATCGCTGCTCGCTGAGGGCGAGGCGCATCCGGAGGCCGAGACGCCGGCGGGCGTGCGGCGAAGGGCGGAGGACGTCGAGTGGACCGACCCCGGGACCGGGTACCGGCGTCGCCAGATCACCGGCCCGCGCTTCCCCGCCGAGATCGCGGAGATCCAGCTGCCGCCCGGCGCCCGCGTCCCCTACCCGGCCGCCGCCTTCGCCTTCCTCCACCAGCTCGTCTGGGTGCTGGAGGGCCGGCTCACCTTCCAGGACGGCGACACCGTCCACGACCTCGGCCCGGGGGACATCGTCGAACTCGGCGAGCCCGCCCCGCGCGTCTTCACCAACACCGGTACCGACGCCTGCCGTTACGCGGTGGTCCTCAGCCGGACCGACCGCCCATGA
- a CDS encoding MFS transporter, with the protein MTRSPRQGDTAHRGATALLAAMAGTAIADNYTLQPALTVVAADLDVPLSAISLVPSAALAGSMAGFALLLPLADRVAPGRLVAAHFTALAAGLVLAATATDAAVLVAAHLIIGAAAAVAAQANVIAGRLAGPGRRGAAVALVATGLSAGILLGRLVGGALTDLIGWRAMLLVCAALALLCAGTAVSRLPGGRPRARDPYRSALAALPRLPLREARLRHAVATGGLWYLAFTLLWVGLALFLARPPHSLDPTAIGLFGLAGLLGFAVLPFTGRLVDRRDPHTVMTVAVAVAASGVLLIALAPDSVPAIAVGLAVFDAGCFVAQAANQSVVLGIDPANSGSFSGAYLVLYFAVGALGTALAGPLIDGIGLRGTMTVAFGALIAAALLAHFGRVGETAPSPSYE; encoded by the coding sequence ATGACCCGCTCCCCACGCCAGGGCGACACCGCGCACCGCGGCGCCACCGCCCTGCTCGCCGCCATGGCCGGTACGGCGATAGCCGACAACTACACCCTCCAGCCCGCCCTCACCGTCGTCGCCGCCGACCTGGACGTCCCGCTCTCCGCGATCAGCCTCGTCCCGTCCGCCGCGCTCGCCGGCTCGATGGCCGGGTTCGCCCTGCTGCTGCCCCTCGCCGACCGCGTCGCCCCGGGCCGCCTGGTCGCCGCCCACTTCACCGCCCTGGCCGCGGGCCTCGTGCTGGCCGCCACCGCCACCGACGCGGCCGTGCTGGTCGCCGCCCACCTGATCATCGGCGCCGCCGCCGCGGTCGCCGCCCAGGCGAACGTGATCGCCGGACGCCTGGCCGGACCCGGCCGCCGCGGTGCCGCCGTCGCGCTGGTCGCGACCGGACTGTCCGCCGGAATCCTGCTCGGCCGACTGGTCGGCGGCGCCCTCACCGACCTGATCGGCTGGCGCGCGATGCTCCTGGTCTGCGCCGCCCTCGCCCTGCTGTGCGCCGGTACGGCCGTCAGCCGCCTGCCCGGCGGCCGCCCCCGGGCCCGCGACCCCTACCGCTCCGCGCTGGCCGCGCTGCCCCGGCTCCCGCTGCGTGAGGCGAGACTGCGGCACGCCGTCGCCACCGGGGGCCTGTGGTACCTCGCCTTCACCCTGCTCTGGGTCGGCCTGGCGCTCTTCCTCGCCCGGCCGCCGCACTCCCTGGACCCCACCGCCATCGGTCTGTTCGGCCTGGCCGGGCTGCTCGGCTTCGCCGTACTGCCCTTCACCGGGCGCCTCGTCGACCGCCGAGACCCGCACACCGTGATGACCGTCGCCGTGGCGGTCGCGGCGAGCGGCGTCCTGCTGATCGCTCTCGCCCCGGACAGCGTGCCCGCCATCGCCGTGGGGCTGGCGGTGTTCGACGCGGGCTGCTTCGTCGCGCAGGCCGCCAACCAGAGCGTCGTCCTCGGCATCGACCCCGCCAACTCCGGCAGTTTCAGCGGCGCGTACCTGGTGCTGTACTTCGCCGTCGGCGCCCTCGGCACCGCCCTCGCCGGGCCGCTGATCGACGGCATCGGCCTGCGCGGCACCATGACCGTCGCCTTCGGCGCGCTGATCGCCGCCGCGCTGCTCGCGCACTTCGGACGAGTCGGGGAAACGGCGCCCAGCCCCTCGTACGAGTGA
- a CDS encoding cation:proton antiporter produces the protein MGHADSLLAMGGAFLAAAVLARLGSRIGLPTIPLFTLAGILLGPHTPGLVIVEDPHDFEMLSALGLVLLLFYLGLEFHLDDLRSGGRRLLTAGGVYLLLNVGAGLGFGFALGWGTREALVLAGVLGISSSAIVTKILIDLGRIGRPETRLILGVIVVEDIFLALYLAALQPVIGGAEGVGEMVLQAAKAFGFLLALAAVARYGTRLVGRAIQVRDDELLVISFLGAAVLVAGVSEVLGVADAIGAFMVGLILAGSPSGPRIRDLVHPLRDAFAAIFFFAFGLAIDPGDLAGVALPVALAALLTLVMNVIAGLWVARLYGYGPGPAADIATTLVARGEFALILAAMAAGAGLDSRLAPFIAGYVLVLAVLGPVAAGRAPLLARLLTRDPVPAVR, from the coding sequence GTGGGACACGCTGACAGCCTTCTGGCCATGGGCGGGGCCTTCCTCGCCGCGGCCGTCCTGGCCCGGCTCGGCAGCCGTATCGGACTGCCCACCATCCCGCTGTTCACCCTCGCGGGCATCCTGCTCGGCCCGCACACCCCGGGACTCGTCATCGTCGAGGACCCGCACGACTTCGAGATGCTCTCGGCGCTCGGCCTGGTGCTGCTGCTGTTCTATCTCGGCCTGGAATTCCACCTGGACGACCTCAGGAGCGGCGGCCGACGGCTGCTGACCGCGGGCGGCGTCTATCTGCTGCTGAACGTCGGTGCCGGTCTCGGCTTCGGCTTCGCCCTGGGCTGGGGCACGCGGGAGGCACTCGTCCTGGCCGGGGTGCTGGGGATCTCCTCCTCGGCGATCGTCACCAAGATCCTCATCGATCTGGGCCGAATAGGCCGCCCCGAGACGCGGCTGATCCTCGGCGTCATCGTCGTCGAGGACATCTTCCTCGCCCTGTACCTGGCCGCGCTCCAGCCGGTCATCGGGGGTGCCGAAGGCGTCGGCGAGATGGTCCTCCAGGCCGCCAAGGCCTTCGGGTTCCTGCTGGCGCTGGCCGCCGTGGCCCGCTACGGCACCCGGCTGGTCGGGCGCGCGATCCAGGTCCGTGACGACGAACTGCTCGTCATCAGCTTCCTCGGCGCCGCGGTCCTCGTCGCGGGCGTCTCCGAGGTGCTCGGAGTCGCCGACGCCATCGGCGCGTTCATGGTCGGGCTGATCCTCGCGGGCTCGCCCTCCGGACCGCGCATCCGGGACCTGGTGCATCCGCTGCGCGACGCCTTCGCCGCGATCTTCTTCTTCGCCTTCGGGCTCGCGATCGACCCCGGCGACCTCGCGGGTGTGGCGCTCCCGGTCGCCCTCGCCGCCCTGCTGACCCTGGTCATGAACGTGATCGCGGGCCTGTGGGTGGCCCGGCTGTACGGCTACGGCCCCGGACCGGCCGCCGACATCGCCACGACCCTGGTCGCCCGCGGCGAGTTCGCGCTGATCCTCGCCGCGATGGCCGCGGGCGCGGGCCTCGACAGCCGGCTCGCGCCGTTCATCGCCGGGTACGTGCTGGTCCTCGCCGTCCTCGGCCCCGTCGCCGCGGGCCGCGCCCCGCTGCTCGCCCGCCTGCTCACCAGGGATCCG